In a genomic window of Halalkalibacillus sediminis:
- a CDS encoding putative holin-like toxin, translated as METYGYVLIVIAFGSFVLALLSLVVQIIVAINRKK; from the coding sequence ATGGAAACATACGGATACGTACTCATCGTCATTGCGTTCGGTTCGTTCGTTCTGGCTCTCTTATCTTTAGTCGTACAGATTATTGTAGCTATCAACCGAAAAAAATAA
- a CDS encoding GNAT family N-acetyltransferase encodes MIRKAESRDIESLAILMGELGYPTSPDEMEKRMERINNQGNYLTLVCEKDKEIIGMIGMMHCFRYEKTDSYVRIVAYVVDGRFRGRGIGKELLNEAEEWAHQNDAVMVTLNSGNRSERDLAHQFYINQGFEASATGFYKKLS; translated from the coding sequence ATGATCAGAAAAGCGGAAAGTAGAGATATTGAATCCTTAGCAATTTTAATGGGGGAGTTAGGTTACCCTACATCTCCTGATGAAATGGAGAAACGTATGGAACGCATAAATAATCAGGGTAATTATTTGACGCTTGTGTGTGAAAAGGATAAAGAAATAATCGGTATGATTGGCATGATGCATTGTTTCCGATATGAAAAGACCGATAGCTATGTTCGAATCGTAGCCTATGTCGTGGATGGACGTTTTAGAGGTAGGGGAATTGGCAAGGAACTACTCAATGAAGCAGAAGAATGGGCGCATCAGAACGATGCAGTCATGGTGACTTTGAATAGTGGGAATCGTTCAGAGCGCGATCTTGCCCATCAATTTTATATAAATCAAGGGTTTGAAGCTAGTGCAACTGGCTTCTATAAGAAGTTAAGCTGA